A region from the Bacteroidota bacterium genome encodes:
- a CDS encoding RidA family protein, with product MKNENQLPTPMGLYPSTKKVGNLLFVSGMGPREAGKDGVPGLKLDQHGNYLEFDFEAQVHSVFKNVKIALDEAGSNWDKIVDVTVFLVNMKRDFNTYNRIYAEYFKDNQPCRTTVEVTALPSPIAIELKVIASV from the coding sequence ATGAAGAATGAAAATCAACTTCCTACCCCCATGGGTCTTTATCCGTCCACCAAAAAAGTGGGAAACCTTCTTTTTGTTTCAGGCATGGGCCCGCGCGAAGCAGGGAAGGACGGTGTGCCGGGATTGAAATTAGACCAGCATGGAAATTATCTGGAGTTTGATTTCGAAGCACAGGTACATTCGGTTTTCAAGAATGTGAAGATCGCCTTGGATGAAGCCGGAAGCAATTGGGATAAAATTGTGGACGTGACCGTCTTTTTGGTGAACATGAAACGCGACTTCAATACTTACAATCGCATTTATGCGGAATATTTTAAAGACAACCAACCTTGCCGCACGACGGTGGAAGTAACGGCCCTCCCCTCCCCGATTGCTATTGAATTGAAAGTGATAGCAAGCGTTTAG
- a CDS encoding superoxide dismutase — translation MAFTLPALPYAYNALEPHIDARTMEIHHDKHHKAYVTNLNTALAGTEWENKSIDEVVKNVSKLSVAVRNNGGGHWNHSMFWQVMAPHNESTGSPMGSLGDAMNSTFGSYDKFKEEFSKAAATRFGSGWAWLCVTSKGLEICSTANQDNPLMDIESARGCGGTPILGIDVWEHAYYLNYQNRRPDYVSAFYNVINWSEVARRFAATK, via the coding sequence ATGGCTTTTACCTTACCTGCCTTACCTTATGCGTACAACGCACTCGAACCACATATTGATGCCCGCACGATGGAGATCCATCACGACAAGCACCACAAAGCTTATGTTACCAATCTGAATACTGCTCTGGCAGGTACAGAATGGGAGAATAAATCTATAGATGAAGTCGTAAAAAATGTTTCTAAGCTATCGGTTGCCGTGCGCAACAACGGCGGTGGTCATTGGAATCATTCGATGTTCTGGCAGGTTATGGCACCACATAATGAATCTACCGGCTCTCCTATGGGTTCATTGGGCGATGCTATGAACAGCACTTTTGGTTCTTACGATAAATTTAAGGAAGAATTCAGCAAAGCAGCCGCTACTCGGTTTGGCTCTGGATGGGCTTGGCTTTGTGTTACATCAAAGGGACTTGAAATCTGCTCTACGGCAAATCAGGACAATCCTTTGATGGATATTGAAAGTGCGCGTGGTTGTGGAGGCACTCCAATCCTCGGTATTGATGTTTGGGAACATGCTTATTACCTGAACTACCAAAATCGTCGCCCTGATTATGTAAGCGCTTTCTACAACGTTATCAACTGGAGCGAAGTAGCAAGACGTTTTGCGGCTACGAAATAG
- a CDS encoding pantoate--beta-alanine ligase produces the protein MQVFETVSELQIYLKAAQKSGKTIGFVPTMGALHDGHLSLIDTARSTADITLCSIFVNPTQFNDIEDFLKYPEMNQKDLALLHKASCNVVFLPSVPEIYPDGTKKRQKRNFGFLAKTLEEEFRPGHFNGMVQVVERLLQIVQPDFLFMGQKDYQQQLIVADLIGLMKIKTKLVVCPIVREKDGLAMSSRNARLSRPKRKLATEISKTLNRVKALFDENDLSISKLQFWGGKHLSHCHNIAVEYFEIRNARTLKPAKSRREKLIALVAVRIGNVRLIDNLLLN, from the coding sequence ATGCAGGTTTTTGAAACGGTCTCAGAACTGCAAATTTACCTTAAAGCAGCCCAAAAGTCGGGGAAGACCATTGGCTTTGTTCCCACTATGGGAGCCCTGCATGACGGACACCTTTCTTTGATAGATACAGCTCGAAGCACAGCGGATATCACCCTTTGCAGCATTTTTGTCAACCCAACCCAGTTTAATGATATAGAGGACTTCCTGAAATATCCTGAAATGAACCAGAAAGACCTAGCCCTGCTTCATAAGGCCTCCTGCAATGTTGTTTTTCTTCCCTCTGTTCCCGAAATCTACCCCGACGGCACCAAGAAAAGACAAAAGAGAAACTTTGGCTTTTTGGCGAAGACCCTCGAAGAAGAGTTTCGTCCCGGTCATTTTAATGGGATGGTGCAGGTCGTAGAACGCCTCTTGCAAATCGTTCAGCCCGATTTTCTTTTCATGGGCCAGAAGGACTATCAGCAACAACTGATAGTGGCAGATTTAATAGGGCTAATGAAGATTAAAACAAAGTTGGTCGTCTGCCCTATAGTTCGCGAAAAAGATGGACTGGCTATGAGCTCGCGAAACGCGCGCCTCAGCCGCCCCAAAAGAAAACTTGCTACCGAAATCTCTAAGACACTGAATAGAGTGAAAGCGCTGTTCGACGAGAATGACTTGTCCATTTCCAAACTGCAATTTTGGGGCGGGAAACATTTGAGTCATTGCCACAACATTGCTGTCGAATATTTTGAAATCCGCAACGCCCGCACTTTAAAGCCCGCGAAAAGCCGCCGCGAAAAACTTATCGCCCTTGTAGCGGTACGTATAGGCAACGTCCGCCTGATTGATAATCTGCTTCTGAATTGA
- the glmS gene encoding glutamine--fructose-6-phosphate transaminase (isomerizing), with protein sequence MCGIVAYVGPREAYPILIKGLKRLEYRGYDSAGVALLNGELNIYKCKGKVADLEAVTESKNVSGHLGMGHTRWATHGEPNDVNSHPHLSQSGDIAIIHNGIIENYGTLKEELTNRGHIFLSDTDTEILVHLIEDVQKNTNVPLEEAVRLALHEVIGAYAIVVISKNDPTQLIGARKGSPLVVGIGEDEFFMASDATPIIEYTKDVTYLEDGEIAFIRDGKLSVKTIDNIERIPYIQKLEMNLEAIEKGGYEHFMLKEIHEQPRSIYDSLRGRFDPATGLFAMRSLKEYESKIKNLKRIIIVGCGTSWHAGLVGEYLFEDIARIPVEVEYASEFRYRNPVIGEDDLVIAISQSGETADTLAAIELAKEKGATIFGLCNVVGSSIPRASHAGAYTHAGPEIGVASTKAFTSQVAVLALWAFGFAQLKGRVTKQELRNAFAELEAIPDKVARTLACEPQIIELAKTFVNSHNVLYLGRGYGFPVALEGALKLKEISYIHAEGYPAAEMKHGPIALIDEAMPVVVIATHSNIYEKVISNIQEVKARKGRIIAIVTEGDNKVRNMADFVIEVPETKEYLEPLLTTIPLQLLSYHVAVLRGCNVDQPRNLAKSVTVE encoded by the coding sequence ATGTGTGGTATCGTTGCTTATGTTGGTCCTCGTGAGGCATATCCTATTTTAATTAAAGGATTAAAACGACTGGAATACCGAGGCTATGATAGTGCCGGGGTTGCTTTGTTAAACGGAGAACTCAATATTTATAAGTGTAAGGGGAAGGTCGCTGACCTTGAAGCGGTTACGGAATCAAAAAATGTATCCGGCCATCTCGGCATGGGGCATACCAGATGGGCCACTCATGGCGAACCGAATGATGTGAATTCACATCCTCATCTTTCTCAAAGTGGAGATATCGCCATCATTCACAACGGCATCATCGAGAACTATGGCACCCTCAAAGAAGAACTGACCAACCGCGGACATATATTCTTGAGCGACACAGATACCGAGATACTGGTACATCTCATTGAGGATGTTCAGAAAAATACAAATGTCCCACTTGAGGAGGCTGTGCGTCTGGCTTTGCATGAAGTTATCGGAGCTTATGCTATTGTCGTCATTTCTAAAAATGACCCTACCCAACTGATTGGAGCACGCAAAGGTTCGCCACTAGTAGTCGGGATTGGCGAAGATGAATTCTTCATGGCTTCAGATGCTACTCCCATTATCGAATACACCAAAGACGTTACTTATCTGGAAGATGGCGAGATTGCTTTCATACGCGATGGCAAACTAAGCGTGAAGACCATTGACAATATAGAGCGCATTCCTTACATCCAGAAACTGGAAATGAATCTGGAGGCGATTGAGAAAGGCGGCTATGAGCATTTCATGCTGAAAGAAATTCATGAGCAGCCTCGTTCCATCTATGATTCTTTGCGCGGACGCTTTGACCCGGCAACCGGGCTATTCGCTATGCGCAGCCTTAAAGAATACGAATCAAAAATCAAAAACCTCAAACGCATCATCATAGTGGGTTGTGGCACCTCTTGGCATGCCGGGTTGGTAGGTGAATATCTATTTGAAGATATTGCCCGCATACCGGTGGAGGTGGAATATGCCTCCGAGTTCCGGTATCGGAATCCGGTAATTGGCGAGGATGATTTGGTCATTGCTATTTCACAATCAGGAGAAACGGCCGATACGCTGGCGGCTATTGAACTCGCCAAAGAAAAAGGAGCCACTATTTTTGGCTTGTGTAATGTGGTCGGCTCTTCTATTCCACGTGCTTCTCATGCCGGAGCCTATACCCATGCCGGGCCTGAAATCGGTGTAGCATCAACTAAGGCCTTCACTTCGCAGGTAGCAGTACTTGCTCTCTGGGCATTTGGTTTTGCGCAATTGAAAGGACGGGTTACTAAACAGGAATTGAGGAATGCCTTTGCTGAACTTGAGGCCATTCCTGATAAAGTGGCGCGGACCTTAGCTTGTGAACCGCAGATAATCGAATTAGCTAAAACATTTGTCAATTCACATAATGTGCTTTACCTCGGTCGGGGATATGGCTTTCCGGTTGCCTTGGAAGGCGCGCTGAAGCTGAAAGAGATTTCTTATATCCATGCCGAAGGGTATCCTGCTGCAGAGATGAAGCATGGGCCCATTGCCTTGATTGACGAAGCCATGCCGGTAGTTGTCATTGCAACCCACAGCAACATCTACGAAAAGGTCATTAGCAATATTCAGGAGGTGAAAGCGCGTAAAGGAAGAATTATTGCCATCGTTACCGAAGGAGATAACAAGGTGCGCAATATGGCCGACTTTGTTATTGAAGTTCCTGAAACCAAAGAATATTTAGAGCCTTTGCTCACCACTATCCCTTTACAACTTCTCTCATACCATGTCGCCGTGCTTCGCGGATGCAATGTGGACCAGCCGAGAAACTTAGCCAAGAGCGTTACGGTAGAGTAA
- a CDS encoding dehydrogenase E1 component subunit alpha/beta: protein MVFERKDISNDELIRLYKLILKPRVIEERMLKLLRQGRVSKWFSGIGQEAISVGVTAALQDDEYVCPLHRNLGVFTTRNCNFQQLFEQFQGKAGGFSQGRERSFHFGANQHHIVGMISHLGPQLCLGDGIALASKLKKEKKITVAFTGDGGTSEGDFHEACNIAAVWDLPIIILIENNGYGLSTPVNEQFRCKYLAERAVGYGMKGLTIDGNNILEVYQTVKQLAKEMRDNPHPVLLECMTFRMRGHEEASGVKYVPKELLEEWAKKDPIANYEDWLIDQGIISPDYPELLKAEMDKEVRAAFDAADKQPDVVADSEKELSEVYAPFSSNNKQPTTNNRQLKRFVDAVSDGLYQSMERFDNLVIMGQDVAEYGGVFKITDGFVEKFGKERVRNTPICESGILSAALGMSVQGMKTVVEMQFADFVATGFNAVVNNIAKSYWRWGQNADVVVRMPTGAGVGAGPFHSQSNEAWFFHVPGLKIVYPAFPEDAKGLLCAAIEDPNPIMYFEHKALYRSIEDKVPNDYFTIEIGKAKLVSEGDDVSIITYGAGVHWALETIKQENISADILDLRTLIPFDKEAIETTAKKTGKVIILHEDTLIGGIGGEISAYITENFFEYLDAPVMRSASLDTPVPFAIPLEKNFLPTKRFKEKLLKLIQY, encoded by the coding sequence ATGGTCTTTGAACGAAAGGATATTTCCAACGATGAGCTAATACGTCTTTATAAGCTCATCCTGAAACCGCGGGTGATTGAAGAGCGCATGCTCAAGTTGCTGCGGCAGGGGAGGGTGAGCAAATGGTTTTCGGGTATTGGCCAAGAGGCTATTTCGGTAGGTGTTACTGCCGCCTTGCAGGACGACGAATATGTTTGTCCGCTGCACCGCAACCTCGGAGTTTTTACAACCAGGAATTGCAATTTCCAGCAGTTGTTTGAACAATTTCAGGGAAAGGCAGGAGGATTTTCGCAAGGCAGAGAGCGCAGTTTCCATTTCGGCGCGAACCAGCATCACATCGTAGGAATGATTTCACATCTCGGTCCGCAGCTTTGTCTGGGTGACGGGATTGCGCTTGCTTCCAAACTGAAAAAAGAAAAGAAAATCACGGTGGCCTTTACCGGTGATGGCGGCACCAGCGAAGGTGATTTCCACGAGGCCTGCAACATTGCCGCCGTTTGGGACTTACCCATTATCATCTTGATTGAAAATAATGGTTACGGACTTTCGACTCCGGTCAACGAGCAATTTCGTTGCAAGTATCTGGCGGAACGTGCTGTCGGCTATGGGATGAAAGGATTGACCATAGATGGCAACAATATTTTGGAAGTCTATCAAACCGTTAAGCAACTGGCAAAAGAAATGAGAGATAATCCTCATCCCGTTCTGCTAGAATGTATGACTTTCCGTATGCGCGGACATGAAGAGGCGAGCGGAGTGAAATACGTTCCGAAAGAACTGCTCGAAGAATGGGCGAAGAAAGACCCTATTGCAAACTATGAAGACTGGCTGATAGACCAAGGCATTATCTCCCCCGACTATCCCGAACTGTTGAAAGCAGAAATGGACAAGGAGGTTCGCGCCGCTTTTGATGCCGCAGATAAGCAACCAGATGTGGTCGCTGATTCCGAAAAAGAACTGTCAGAAGTTTATGCGCCTTTCTCCTCAAACAACAAACAACCGACAACAAACAACCGACAACTGAAAAGATTTGTTGATGCTGTTTCCGATGGTCTTTATCAAAGTATGGAACGCTTTGACAATCTGGTCATCATGGGTCAGGATGTGGCGGAGTATGGAGGCGTGTTTAAAATCACGGATGGATTTGTAGAAAAGTTTGGAAAGGAAAGAGTACGCAATACTCCAATTTGTGAAAGCGGAATTTTGAGTGCTGCACTGGGCATGAGCGTGCAGGGAATGAAGACCGTGGTGGAGATGCAGTTTGCTGATTTTGTCGCGACGGGATTCAATGCCGTTGTCAATAACATCGCCAAATCATATTGGCGTTGGGGGCAAAATGCAGATGTGGTGGTTCGGATGCCGACCGGTGCCGGTGTAGGTGCGGGGCCTTTTCATTCGCAAAGCAATGAAGCCTGGTTTTTTCACGTACCTGGTTTGAAAATTGTTTATCCCGCTTTCCCGGAAGATGCCAAAGGACTTTTGTGCGCGGCTATTGAAGACCCGAATCCGATCATGTATTTTGAACACAAAGCACTTTACCGAAGTATTGAAGACAAAGTACCAAATGATTATTTCACCATCGAAATCGGAAAAGCAAAACTGGTGAGCGAAGGAGACGATGTTTCCATCATTACCTACGGTGCCGGTGTGCATTGGGCTTTAGAAACTATAAAACAGGAAAATATTTCTGCCGACATCCTCGATTTGCGAACCCTGATTCCTTTCGATAAAGAAGCGATTGAAACCACGGCGAAGAAAACCGGCAAGGTCATCATCCTTCACGAAGACACTTTGATAGGAGGCATCGGCGGAGAAATCTCGGCTTATATCACCGAGAACTTTTTTGAATACTTAGACGCACCCGTCATGCGCAGTGCATCTTTGGATACTCCGGTGCCCTTCGCTATTCCACTCGAAAAAAACTTCCTGCCAACAAAAAGATTTAAAGAAAAACTACTGAAACTGATTCAGTACTAA
- a CDS encoding acyl-CoA dehydrogenase, giving the protein MNFSLTEEQLMIRQAARDFAQNECKPGVIERDNLMKFPEEQVKKMGELGFLGMMVSPEYGGGGMDTISYVLAMEEISKVDASCSVLMSVNNSLVCWGLEAFGTEEQKKKYLVPLAKGEKIGAFCLSEPEAGSDATSQKTTAEDKGDYYLLNGTKNWITNGSSASVYLVIAQTHPEKGHKGINALIVERGMKGFEISKKEEKLGIRASDTHTLLFNDVKVPKENRIGEDGFGFKFAMKTLSGGRIGIAAQALGIAAGAYELSLEYSKQRKAFGTEIFNHQAIAFKLADMATEIEAARLLVYKAALLKDQGKNYDQASAMAKVFASETAMKTTVEAVQVHGGYGYVKEYHVERLMRDAKITQIYEGTSEVQRIVISRGVLA; this is encoded by the coding sequence ATGAATTTCTCTTTGACCGAAGAACAACTGATGATTCGCCAGGCGGCGCGTGATTTTGCACAAAATGAATGTAAGCCGGGCGTGATTGAGCGCGACAACCTGATGAAGTTTCCAGAGGAGCAGGTGAAGAAGATGGGCGAACTGGGCTTTTTGGGCATGATGGTTTCGCCGGAGTATGGCGGCGGCGGCATGGATACGATTAGTTATGTGTTGGCGATGGAGGAAATCTCGAAGGTGGATGCTTCGTGCTCGGTGTTGATGAGTGTGAACAATTCGCTGGTGTGCTGGGGTCTTGAAGCCTTTGGCACGGAGGAGCAAAAGAAAAAGTATTTGGTGCCTTTGGCAAAAGGCGAAAAGATTGGCGCTTTTTGTTTGAGCGAACCGGAAGCGGGCAGCGATGCTACTTCACAAAAAACGACTGCGGAAGATAAAGGCGATTATTATTTGTTGAACGGAACAAAGAACTGGATCACGAATGGAAGTTCGGCTTCGGTTTATTTGGTGATTGCGCAAACTCACCCGGAAAAGGGCCACAAAGGCATTAATGCTTTGATTGTGGAAAGAGGGATGAAGGGGTTTGAGATTAGTAAGAAGGAAGAGAAGCTGGGAATTCGCGCATCAGACACACATACGTTGTTGTTTAATGATGTGAAAGTGCCCAAGGAAAACCGAATCGGTGAAGATGGATTCGGGTTCAAGTTTGCGATGAAGACTTTGAGCGGTGGAAGAATTGGTATTGCGGCTCAAGCCTTGGGTATAGCCGCTGGCGCTTACGAGTTGTCGCTTGAATATTCAAAACAGCGCAAAGCGTTTGGCACAGAGATTTTTAACCATCAGGCCATCGCCTTTAAGCTGGCAGATATGGCGACGGAAATTGAAGCGGCGCGTTTGCTGGTTTATAAAGCGGCTCTATTAAAAGATCAGGGGAAGAATTATGATCAGGCTTCGGCTATGGCAAAAGTATTTGCTTCGGAGACGGCGATGAAGACCACCGTAGAAGCGGTGCAGGTTCATGGTGGTTATGGTTATGTGAAAGAATATCACGTGGAGCGTTTGATGCGCGATGCTAAAATCACGCAGATATATGAAGGCACTTCGGAAGTGCAACGGATAGTTATTTCGAGAGGAGTGCTGGCTTAG
- a CDS encoding glycogen/starch synthase has translation MEKKKILIITQEMDPYVALTEAAKIANELPKFVQEQGMEIRVLMPKFGTINERRHRLHEVVRLSGINVIIDDEDYPLVIKVASLPGARLQVYFLDNEDFFKRKLLFHDENNKFFDDNSDRMIFFCKGCLETVRKFGWGPDIIHCFGWMTSLIPLYIKTTYKDDPVFANTKVVYSIGRNEFKEKMKQDFTKKLAISDDISKKHIEYFKAGDNTSLHIAGSRFADALLLNDLVDEEVSSYVKKTKGKKVLKMDSKEEDPMILLGRFYQTILAN, from the coding sequence ATGGAAAAGAAGAAGATTCTGATTATTACTCAGGAAATGGATCCCTATGTAGCCTTGACTGAGGCTGCAAAGATTGCCAATGAGCTACCCAAGTTCGTTCAGGAGCAAGGCATGGAGATTCGGGTGCTGATGCCTAAGTTTGGTACGATTAACGAGCGTCGCCATCGGTTGCATGAAGTAGTTCGTCTTTCGGGTATTAATGTGATTATAGATGATGAGGATTATCCATTGGTGATTAAAGTGGCTTCCTTACCCGGAGCCCGCTTGCAGGTATATTTTCTAGATAATGAAGATTTCTTCAAACGCAAACTTCTTTTTCACGACGAAAACAATAAGTTCTTCGACGATAACTCGGATCGAATGATTTTCTTCTGTAAAGGATGTTTGGAAACGGTTCGTAAGTTTGGTTGGGGGCCCGACATCATTCATTGCTTTGGCTGGATGACCAGTTTGATTCCTCTATATATCAAAACTACTTATAAGGACGACCCCGTATTTGCAAACACTAAAGTGGTTTATTCTATTGGCAGAAATGAATTCAAAGAAAAAATGAAGCAGGATTTCACTAAGAAACTTGCTATCAGTGACGACATCTCTAAAAAGCACATCGAGTATTTCAAAGCTGGCGACAACACGAGTCTGCACATTGCCGGTTCACGGTTTGCAGATGCCTTGTTGCTCAATGATTTGGTAGATGAAGAGGTTTCCAGCTACGTTAAAAAAACCAAAGGCAAGAAAGTCCTCAAAATGGATAGCAAAGAGGAAGATCCGATGATTCTGCTTGGGCGTTTCTATCAGACCATCTTAGCTAATTAA
- a CDS encoding DUF4270 family protein, with amino-acid sequence MLTNDDDLNLRRDTLAVSVFSEWVPPLVSSGVTTTVLGDIKDPKFGRTYASFYAQCRLLTNNVTFGENPILDSIVLTLKYNNKYGAFDQPVNVSVFEMNQSIFDSVPYKTNDAFGVYLPAIGQVSNFIPNLTDSVYEIGGALPAHLRVTLSSALGNKILLANPADLQDNNTFLNLFKGFYITATAPGGGNGLIYFDPRSTFSKISLYYQNSSADSLVYDIPLSGARFNHFDNIYTGTAVNSSVTSPNPAGEELMYIQSGAGVRGRINISNLDSLPDNIAINKAELVLSRSPSDTAYPGPLLLDLFRIDDAGQPQKLEDDALNSFGGTSVSEIVDGVSIIRYRFNIRKYFQKLIKGVYHNNGFFLQTLSAETTSERLVISNSSTDKKYSVTLIVTYTKL; translated from the coding sequence TTGTTGACTAATGATGATGACCTTAACCTAAGGCGAGATACGCTGGCTGTGTCCGTATTTTCAGAATGGGTGCCGCCCTTGGTTTCCAGTGGGGTCACCACTACGGTTTTAGGAGATATCAAGGATCCTAAATTCGGGCGAACGTATGCGAGTTTTTACGCTCAATGCCGACTGCTAACCAACAATGTCACCTTTGGAGAGAATCCAATTCTTGATTCTATTGTGCTTACGCTCAAATACAACAACAAGTATGGTGCTTTCGACCAGCCGGTAAATGTCAGCGTATTTGAAATGAACCAAAGTATTTTTGATTCGGTCCCTTATAAAACCAATGATGCGTTTGGTGTCTATCTTCCCGCTATCGGGCAGGTTTCTAATTTCATTCCTAATCTGACGGATAGTGTTTATGAAATAGGTGGCGCATTACCAGCTCATCTTCGAGTAACTTTATCTTCCGCGCTCGGCAATAAGATTCTTTTAGCCAATCCGGCAGATCTTCAAGACAACAATACCTTTCTTAATCTGTTCAAAGGTTTCTATATCACGGCTACCGCTCCTGGTGGTGGCAATGGCTTGATATATTTTGATCCTCGTTCTACTTTTTCAAAGATTAGTCTGTACTATCAAAATAGTAGTGCCGACTCATTGGTATATGATATTCCACTTTCGGGTGCCCGTTTTAACCATTTCGACAATATCTATACCGGCACTGCCGTTAATTCGTCAGTTACTTCACCAAACCCGGCGGGTGAGGAACTGATGTATATTCAATCCGGGGCCGGAGTACGAGGGCGCATTAATATTTCTAATCTCGATAGTCTTCCCGATAATATTGCGATTAATAAAGCCGAACTGGTATTGTCACGAAGCCCCTCCGATACTGCATATCCTGGGCCATTGCTTCTTGATCTTTTCAGGATAGATGATGCTGGTCAGCCTCAGAAGTTAGAGGACGATGCACTCAATAGCTTTGGGGGAACCAGTGTATCAGAAATCGTTGACGGAGTAAGCATTATTCGCTACCGGTTCAATATCCGCAAATATTTTCAGAAATTGATAAAGGGTGTTTATCATAACAACGGCTTTTTCTTACAAACACTTTCTGCCGAAACTACTTCTGAAAGATTGGTGATTTCCAATTCTTCAACCGATAAAAAATATAGCGTAACTTTGATCGTTACTTATACTAAACTATAA
- a CDS encoding nucleoside deaminase, with protein MPFDHSYYMKLALKEAVRAGEEDEVPVGALVICNDKIIGKGYNQTEKLRDVTAHAEMIAITAASNYLGSKFLEECTLYVTLEPCLMCAAALKWARIGKLVYGAKDPKAGYSLIEGKVLHPKTEVVHKVLGEECGILLTEFFRKKRK; from the coding sequence ATGCCCTTTGACCATAGTTATTACATGAAGCTGGCGCTGAAAGAAGCCGTCCGTGCAGGAGAAGAAGATGAGGTTCCGGTGGGAGCTTTAGTAATTTGCAATGACAAAATTATCGGCAAAGGTTATAATCAAACAGAAAAGTTACGCGACGTGACAGCTCATGCCGAAATGATTGCCATTACCGCTGCATCGAATTATCTCGGCAGTAAGTTTTTGGAAGAATGTACTTTATATGTCACACTCGAACCCTGCTTGATGTGCGCCGCCGCTTTGAAATGGGCGCGAATCGGTAAGCTGGTTTATGGAGCAAAAGATCCCAAAGCGGGTTACAGTTTAATAGAAGGAAAGGTGCTTCACCCGAAAACCGAGGTGGTTCATAAAGTATTGGGAGAGGAATGTGGTATATTGTTAACAGAGTTTTTCAGAAAAAAGCGCAAATGA
- a CDS encoding fibronectin type III domain-containing protein — protein sequence MKKTMKKGKRQERKFQQQFSAFVLLLIIKLELAKLSVGDKIVEAREIVRKMLGNLNFPDPDPSLADVTLAIDALEVAEGAMPGGPEVTIIRDERLAEFNTKMSDLRNYVEFKSKGNREIGASSGMKIRDSYSPVGILSATEWVKARNGASIGSIVLKWKVVNKNSGYRVELSTNPAQGWPIVVEAEKALANISGLIPGEKYYIRIATLSRVGFDGYSEIIAIRLTLPLE from the coding sequence ATGAAAAAAACCATGAAGAAAGGAAAGCGCCAAGAGCGCAAATTCCAACAGCAGTTTTCTGCATTTGTTTTGTTACTAATTATTAAACTCGAACTCGCTAAATTGAGCGTGGGCGATAAAATCGTCGAGGCGCGAGAGATTGTGCGGAAGATGCTGGGAAATTTGAACTTCCCTGATCCAGATCCTTCGCTGGCCGACGTAACCCTCGCTATAGATGCGCTGGAGGTTGCTGAAGGTGCCATGCCCGGAGGCCCGGAGGTGACGATTATCCGCGATGAACGTTTGGCGGAATTCAACACTAAGATGTCTGACCTGCGCAACTATGTAGAATTCAAATCGAAGGGTAACCGGGAGATTGGAGCAAGCAGTGGCATGAAAATTCGTGACTCTTATAGCCCGGTGGGAATTCTTTCTGCTACAGAATGGGTGAAGGCAAGAAACGGGGCTTCTATTGGTTCAATTGTTCTGAAATGGAAAGTGGTAAACAAAAATTCGGGCTACCGGGTTGAGTTGAGCACCAATCCGGCTCAGGGGTGGCCGATAGTAGTGGAAGCTGAAAAAGCTTTGGCAAATATTTCTGGCCTTATTCCGGGAGAGAAATATTATATCCGAATAGCAACCTTAAGTCGCGTTGGATTTGATGGATATAGCGAAATCATCGCCATCCGTCTTACCCTTCCACTTGAGTAA
- the rpiB gene encoding ribose 5-phosphate isomerase B, producing the protein MKIAIGSDHAGFECKTELIKFLITHGLEVKDFGTYSNESADYPDFAHPVSVEVATGRFDFGILICGSANGVAMTANKHQGIRAAIAWKPELAQLARQHNDANILCLPARFISIEEAKQFALLFIQTPFEGGRHQRRVDKISC; encoded by the coding sequence ATGAAAATAGCGATAGGCAGCGACCATGCGGGGTTTGAATGCAAAACAGAATTGATAAAATTCCTAATCACTCACGGATTAGAGGTGAAGGATTTTGGTACTTATTCCAATGAATCGGCAGACTATCCTGATTTCGCTCATCCGGTATCTGTTGAGGTGGCAACTGGCAGATTTGATTTTGGTATCCTGATTTGCGGAAGTGCCAACGGGGTCGCAATGACGGCTAATAAGCATCAAGGAATCCGGGCGGCCATTGCTTGGAAACCGGAACTAGCCCAACTGGCTCGCCAACACAACGATGCCAATATTCTATGTCTTCCCGCGCGGTTCATTTCCATTGAAGAAGCCAAGCAATTTGCACTTCTTTTTATTCAAACTCCTTTTGAAGGTGGACGACATCAAAGAAGAGTAGATAAAATTTCCTGTTGA